TCTCTGAAAGATAGAAACGCCGCAAACACTTTGGGATTTTTGATAATGAGCTAAAATTATTGAGTTTGTGCAGACTCAATGCGTACATTTGTGCAGAAGGAAAAAACATGACTTTTACCTTAGATCCATCTAGCGATCGCGTCACACTTCCCGACCATACGCAACTTCCCGAATCTGATGGTACTTTTGAGAAAAATTTTCAAGAGCATCCGCAAAGTATCCTGCTCACAGATTCGATTGAGCCGATTTTGCAACAATGTCATCCCGATGGACAATATGCGATCGGGCAAGATTCGGGAATATATTGGCGGATGACAGCCCCCCCTGAGAAAGGTGCAGAGGCTCCTGATTGGTTTTATGTGCCGAATGTCCCACCGACATTAGATGGTCAGTCTCGCCGATCCTATGTGCTGTGGCAAGAATTTATTGCACCGCTGATCATTTTAGAATTTGTGTCTGGTACTGGCAAAGAAGAACGCGATCGCACACCTTGGACAGGTAAATTTTTTATTTATGAGCAGGTGATTCGTCCTGCTTTTTATGGCATTTATGAGGTGCAGAAATCCAGCATTGAATTATATCGCCATGTGACAAATCACTTTGAATTGGTTCCTGCAAATGAGAGAGGGCATTTTCCCATTGAGGAGCTAGGTGTGGAGATTGGCATTTGGCAAGGTGTTTACCAAAATTTGGAACTGCCTTGGCTGCGTTGGTGGGATGCTAACGGCAATTTGCTGTTAACAGGCTGGGAAACTTCTGAACAAGAAAAGTTAATCGCGCAACAGGAAAGGTTAATTGCCGAGCAAGAGCGTCAAAAAAATGAGATCTTGATTGCCCAACTGCGTGCGGCGGGGATTGAACCTCAGCTATAACTGCGATTCGATCGCGCTCAGCAACTTCTCTTGCGTCCAATTTTGGTACAAATGAGCAGCGATCGCCGCCGCACCAGCGCCAACACCTTCTTTAACAAAGCCTTGTTCATAGGCG
This genomic stretch from Pseudanabaena galeata CCNP1313 harbors:
- a CDS encoding Uma2 family endonuclease: MTFTLDPSSDRVTLPDHTQLPESDGTFEKNFQEHPQSILLTDSIEPILQQCHPDGQYAIGQDSGIYWRMTAPPEKGAEAPDWFYVPNVPPTLDGQSRRSYVLWQEFIAPLIILEFVSGTGKEERDRTPWTGKFFIYEQVIRPAFYGIYEVQKSSIELYRHVTNHFELVPANERGHFPIEELGVEIGIWQGVYQNLELPWLRWWDANGNLLLTGWETSEQEKLIAQQERLIAEQERQKNEILIAQLRAAGIEPQL